The following is a genomic window from Pygocentrus nattereri isolate fPygNat1 chromosome 8, fPygNat1.pri, whole genome shotgun sequence.
TCCTTAATGAAAGGGAAACAGAAGTTTGTTTCGTTTAGAAACCTGACGACCCTCACGCCTCAAAGCCCTGTTGACTTTCCATGAATCAAACCTAGCTTTTGTTCGGAGACCGTCGATGCCTCACCGCAGCAAAAGGACGTCAGAGTTTTACGAGCTTGCACAAGAATATATATGTTGTTGCAACTTTGAAAAATTGGCTCGTGATCTGACCGAGGGACCAAACTGCTGTTTTGGCCTTGAGGAGCCGTTTTATGAATGATACTGAACATGCATACTACGCGCTGCTTCAGGCAGGAATCCACTGTTAGTGGTCCAATGAAAATTTCAGGATAATTGTTCCAATGAGTATAAAAACCAAAAGCGAACAAAAGAGCTATGTGAACCGGCGACTTGTGCTTGGTGGGGCTCAGCGAAGTTGGGGTGCGGTGGGGGGGCTTTTTTGGAGCGGAGTAATAAAGCCGTTAGCCCCGGCGGCCAGCTCTTTTCTCTGCCCAGGCTGGAGCCGCTCCTGCAGGAGTGTTAAACTGTGTACACCCTCAGATCAAACCGGCCTGCCGACAGGTTCAAAGAGCTGACAGCTCTGAAAATGCCAGTCATGTGGTGAACGGATGAGTGGGAAGGATGGCGGGTGGAGGGGGGAGGCTGTGTAACCGGAGCAGAAGGGCCCCGAATTTCCACTCCCGCTTTTTACCCTTCGTCCCTCCCTGTTTGCCTCTTGAAGCTCACCCTTAGGAATTGAGCAAGTCCTGCGCAGAATAGGGCTCTGTTCAAACCTTTCAGTTGCACAGTCTAATCACAGTCTTTATGTTCTTTGCTTTCGTTTCATTTGACTTGAATGATTGGCATTGAAATAGCCTTTTTTTAAGACAGTGAAGAAGAGAGCAGGAAAAAGGGGATTTTCAGTAAAAGATGACTTCCTCCAGGAGTAATTCCATGCGGTGCTGCTAACAAGTTAGAATCAGCCTTGCGTTGCTCCTTCATCTGCTTGAGCTTTACCTTCTTAAATGGCCCATGTCTTGCATTACACTTGAATTTTAAGGTTTTGTCTGACGGCCTTTACATCTGGGGCCATTTTTTTGTACCAAAAATGGTCTTAATTAATTTGTACATGACCTTTTCCAACCTCTTCTTAATCCTCGtcctctttatcccttagaattaaatgggctgtttttattactatgcctttaaaatgggtgtatgtaaatgagctctgttctgattggctgccctgttttgttcagtccaggctaaaacactccGTATAACTTCTGCAAGAATGGGAGGAACTAAACTGGTGCAGGCTGATGTCTGTAAATGTGATGgtttgtgtgacatcacaaaaactaaatacatttaaaacagcttagtttccatataagGACTCTACGGACAGTGAAATGAGTGCATTCTGAGACTTTTATGCTGTTTCTGAACTACATCAACCCTTATTGATTTAACACCGATAACACAGACTTCCTTAAAATGGGCCCTTGAAAATGTATTACGTAGTTTGGTTATAAATTACTGATATAACTTCTCAGCATTTCACGTAGCAACATTTGTAATGTAAACGTTCTCCAGAGTGACACTGGAGCCCATTTAGTCTATAAATCTAAACAAATCCTACACGTTTTTCGCAAATGATGAGTGTTGCAGTCTTGTTTGGCACCCGCCGCAGCTGTAAATCATTCCGAATCTTGGAATGTTGTGTCAGCCAAAGTACCGCTGTCCACTACTGTATCATGTCTTCAGCGACTTATCCCGAGCCAGGTTTATGTTTTCGTTGTCAGCACTGAAGGTTGAACGTGCTTCAGTGCAGAAGCGCATATATTGGAATGACTGAAATGCAAAGATCCGCTTTGATATGCAAACTTCAAAGACTTATATTTTCTTCCTGTCTCCTCTCGCCGCAGATGACTCGAGCTCAGGGAGGGATGGTGCCGGAGCAGCGGGAGACGCAGAGTACTCCACTGGCCTGCCGGGAAAACTGGGTAAGGTGCTAGAGTTCTCTGAACTGCCTTTGATCTGCTTCAGTCCTGTTAGCCTTAATTGCTCCTCAGGAAGAAGAAGGAATTCCGTGCCGCATCTGCCAGAGTGTTTCATAAGCCGCTCACAGTTGTCTGCCATGACTCGAGGTTGTGCATCGGTTTTCAATTGTAAAACAGAATGGAGTTTGCTTCAAATatgaatggaaatgtgtttttatttgggggaaaaaaaagtttaataaacTACATAATTTCCTCctactctctctttcctcttgctCTCCTTCCTCTTGTTTAGTGCCTAATatttgctgctttagttttgccCTGGAGGCTAATTCACATTGCCAAACTGCCTGTCTGGTCCATCATACGTTTGCTCCAAACCATGAGTTCTCAAGGAATATCAAAGATTTGATCATGtcgtttctgacactgtatgccTGTGGGTCTCACCCTGGTCCTGCAGACCCCATGCTGttcacattttactgtttttcctgcttcaacacacctgactcaactAATGGGCTAATTATCAAGCCCCTCTTGAGATGAAATAGTTGTGTTAGTGTAGGAAAAATGCTAAAATCTGCAGAGCAGAGGTCCGCGAATAGGACCCCAGGACATTTGTTGTGGACCCCAGGACCGTTGCTGCGTGCCGTACTGTTTTCTAGGAGAACGGACAAAATTGTATTGTGTAGCTAAAAACAGTGACAACAGTCTTAAAGTCTgaatttttctccatttttgtcaaactATCACTTGAAGTGGCCTACTTTCTTCCCCATGCAGTTACTATAAGAATAGGCTGAATTGGTTGTTTGGAAGAAAGCAGAGTTGGCATATCAGCATCAGCCGGACAGATCATGGTCTCACAAGGCCTCTGGGCATCTTTGGAGACTGGCAACCCCCCAACCTCCCCCACCGATCCCCACACTCTGAtcaaaaattagaataaataagTCATGTATGTTTAGGCAGCTTGGGGCCGAGAGAACTTCATTTCACTTATTCAGTCATTACATATTCAAGGGCTGTTCGGTCATCTGACTTTTGCACCTGCTGTGGAATGTCCCCAGTCTTTGAGCTGCATCGGGCCATCTGGTCTGAGGCCCCTGGTTATAAGAGGCCCCACTGGCCCTGTCTACAGGCTGCCCTTGAACGGGTATTGGTATTGGCcgatcagcagaaaatgcaggaTTGAATATTAGAGTGGAGTAAAGAATGAATCGAATAcagtcctgtaacaaatctgccCTGAGAAAGCAGTCGCACTGTGTGATGCGATGTTGTTAGCTATGCATTCTTTCATGTGCGGTAGTAGACTGAGTAGTTTGAGTATAATAGCCTACATTTAGTTGACTCATTGACGAAGAAGTGAAGTGTGTTGATGAAAAATAACTGATTTTAAAGCCAAAACTGTCAGCAACATATCTGAATCTCCCGAAGTAGAGGAAGAAAATTTGTGCctttttattttcctgtaaaacCTTGGTCTGAAAACTTGCTCTAAGTGGCTTGACTTCCTGGGACAGAGGCAGGTAATGGGGCCTGTAGTCTGCTTCGGCTGGTGCCTCCGCTGCTCTGCTTGTTCTGCTCTGTGCTGGTATCACACGCTTCTCCAACTATAGACCTCAGTGTTTGCTTTGGTAATTGCGTTTGACAAGCCAAAGAGCAGGCTATTTAAGTGTAGCGCGAGGGGGGAAGCATTCCATTCCCCTTTGACAGCTGCCATCTGATTTGATATCAGGGCGGTGCTGTTAGCGGCCACCGAACGCCACGGCCTGACTCTGCAGCGGTCAGTATAGGCCTGCCCTGCTTATTTTTGCACAGCGAGGTGTAGGCTAGCCCTGAGGCTCCTCTGTTAGGGTGAAGCTCTCAGCAGCACAGAtgtgagagacaggcagagttCACTATTGTGTTTTCTTTCCTGCTGTTTGTTCGGACTCCGCTGCGAGTGTAAACAGCCAGCAAGGAACGGGCGGCGTAAAACTTCAGAGcagctgctgtttgttttgtcaAATTGCCCTCATGTGGTGGCGCTTTGCTTCAGAAAATGGCCTCCACAAGGGCTCCTTGTCAGCCCCTCTGTGGCTTATTTTCATTGTAATATTATCAATGTTGTGGAAAATATACAGTGTCTACACAAAGTCCATGAAGTCCAGCGCTCATATTTTGATGCTCCATCTCTACAAAAACACTTAATCTGACGTTTTCTGCTGAAGTGGCTTTGGGCAAAAATCAGCCTAATTTGAAATGTTAGATTTCTCACATTCTTCAATTAGAAGACTAGAAACTTAatcaagatggttcttcaaaggttctttagtaaagacaatgggtCCACTCAGTGACCACTCATAAAACCCTTGGCATGATTAAATTCTTCCTGCATTCTGCAttgtgaaagcgttcttcagatggatgaagaatgtgttgtgcaGGCTTCTattacctttttgaaaagggttctatatagaaccaaaaagggttgttctattgttacaggcttgactctttttggttctgtatcttttcaaaaatgttccgtatagaaccatacacaacacattcctCCACCaatcacaatgcaaagaaccatttaatcatgccaagggttctgtgagtgttcatggtccttcatagaaccttttttttttactaaagaactctttcagcatttttaagagtgtaggttaAAATAAGAATGCTTAATAAACTTGAGAGAGTCAAGTCACTATCGCCAGCCTTTGTCTTTGCTGTTTGCTTTTAGATTATGTTTAACCCTAAATCTGTGGTTCTCAGACTGGCCATTTGGGGCCCCCCAGATGGTTGGCATTTTTGAGGTGGGAACTGAGAactgagcaaaaatgtggaccatcttgTGGACAGAAGTTTtgataaaagaaaatatgaaaatatgtacaaaaaatgTAGAGTTCAGCGCAAAAAGCTGAAGGCcctctttatttcatttacagtcaaaacaggcGCGGTAAAGGTTTTAGGCCCCTGAGGACATTTCAAATCTATGTACCTGAGCAGTCAGTGTTCATTTGCTCAGAAAGGCACTAATGCATTAAAACACATGTACGTTAAAAAACACGATACAGTTGCTTTTATGTATATTCAGTGTGTTCATTCAGCTACTTCCGAACCTCTGGTTGTGGCAGCCTGGTGTTTCTTGCAGTCATCATCCAATACCTGGTTTGGCTGATCAATACTGTATTACTGTTGAATCTTGTGTGCTACTCATGAAACTTTGCTCTTCAAACTACCTCATAACAAGTCAACCACTTTCTCTTTAACAACAGATTCttgtgtatttattctaatgatatgtggtagtttggagataaagccagagaggccaggttgagatggtttggacatgtgttgaggaggaatagtggatatattgggcaaagaatgttggagatggagctgccgggtagaaggagaagaggtggacctcagagaagctttatttatgtagtgaaggtgaacatggagatggttggtgtgaaagtagaggaggcagtggatagggccaGATGGAGGCAGATCATTCTTTttagaagacttgctttcagtttttcaacaaaatctgcagggatgtttttccacagctTTAAAGTTCAGTCGTGGGCATTTTCCAGGTGAATTTTGATGTTCTGGtgcatgtttttcttccttttctcagtgaggcttcttgacagctgcacatcctttcaggcccGCTATGGCTgacttgtcttctcacagtggaaggatggacagaaacacctatgaattgtttcagatctgaagcaaaagcggagcttgatttttctcctttctcctgTCTTACTTTATCATAGTGCGTCCCCGGTTCACCCAGCCAGCTAAGATGAGGAAGCGGGTGATAGCTCGGCCCGTGGGCAGCTCAGTCAGGCTGAAGTGTACAGCCAGCGGGAATCCCAGGCCCGACATCGTGTGGCTAAAGGACAGCAGGCCCCTCACGCCTGAGGAAGTGGGCGAGGGCCGCAAGAAGAAGTGGACCCTGAGCCTGAAGAACCTCACCCCAGAGCACAGCGGCAAATACACCTGCCACGTGTCCAACCGTGCCGGGGAGATCAACGCCACCTACAAAGTGGAAGTCATCCGTGAGTCACCTGGTTCTTCCCTGTGTTCTCGTCTCGGAATGTGTCAGAGCCAATTCGTCAGTCTAATAGATCTGGGCAGGGAGAAGGTGTCTGGTTAATGTGGAGCTTGTATATGTATCTGCTTTTCATTTGTTCGTTTGGCCTCAGAACAAAGGGGTTTTTAAAGACCAGACTGGTTTCAGGGCAGGttgatgttttctgttgttAACCCTTTGAAGGTGAGTTATTAGGCTGGGGTAGCTGTAttattgaaatgtttttacGTCTTTACATGAAAAATTATGCCGTTACATAAAGAATTACgtttacattctacatcaaCAGGTTCACGTCTGCCTTTCTGACCTTGTTCTTTTTAACAGTAGACAcatggtaaaaatgtaaaaagtcattttaaaataatagtaCAGTTTGATTTTGTCTTTTAGAGGTTGAGATCAATTCAATTTGGTTAATTGTATTGAGGTAATCGATTGGATTTAGATATTATTTTAGTGGTGAATTATGCTATTTAGTGGTAACTCTGTCAAGGCCTGACCGATAACTTTGTTACTATAGAGTGGTTAGTCTGGTTCAGTGTGCAGCGGTGTGACAGGGTTATTGTTTGGTGGTGAGTTCAGAAGAAAGCTGCAAAGAAAGATTCTATCCATCTCATTTGCCATCTGCTGTAGATTAAGTCCCAGCTGTGCCTGCTGACTTTACAAACACATGTTTCCACAAACCCGAAGGCCGAGCAAGGGGGAGGTGAAACAAACTCCCTCTAGCTTGAGCCAAATGTGGTACTTCTTTCTTCGCGGAGATTAGCCAAGCTACCTTTAggataaaaagtgaaaaatgcatCCTTGGCCAGGAGTCCATGAGAGCGTAATTGGCCttgctttctctgggtgggttggatggctctccctctctccccatcactcGGCACAATGCTAGCCAATGCAGGCGTCTACTCACCATTGTAAATCATTCTGAATATGAACATCGGCTAAATCGTATCATCTGTGAACAGTGATGTAAAGGTTTACAATGTTTATCATGTCTCATGGCTCCATTTGGCTTTTGAACTCATCTTATGCTCTCTgcactttttatatatatatagttataattATTTGTGATGCTGATATTATGATactattatttttgtattagcTGCAATAAGGTGTTTTTTCTTAGTCATCATTATCAGCTGACAAATTCCATGTCAGTGCAGCTCTATTTAACACCAGTTCAAGATCTAGTTATTAATTCATCTCTATTTTTAACAGAGCGCACAAACTCAAAGCCGATCTTGACCGGAACCCATCCTGTAAACACGACGGTAGACTACGGTGGCACCACGTCCTTCCAGTGCAAAGTGCGCAGTGACGTCAAGCCTGTTATTCAGTGGCTCAAGAGAGTAGAGCCTGGAGATGAGAACAAGTACAACTCAACTATCGAGGTGGGAGACCACCACTTTGTCGTGCTGCCCACTGGAGAGGTGTGGTCTCGTCCAGACGGCTCTTACTTGAACAAGCTGCTCATCACCCGGGCCAAGGAGGAAGACGCCGGCATGTACATATGCCTGGGGGCCAACACCATGGGCTACAGCTTCCGCAGTGCCTTTCTCACTGTGCTGCCGGGTCAGTATCACTGATAGAGTCAGGTGGCAGTTTTCTAAACATCTTTCTGGCTTTTTGTCACCTAAATGTCTTCAAAACAATGTTTAGAGTTACGGTCAGTAAATTAGAGTCTCCATTCTGTGTGAATTAAAGCGCTTTCCACTTCATTAAACAACACTGTGTGTATAATAACTTCATCAAATCATAATACAATCATTTTTCTTCTACCTCAGTAGCACTGACAAATGTAACTTCTCAGAGTAAAATTTGGGattataaattatgtttttggtTCTTTGGTGTGACGCCACAGAACAGAGATCACTAATAGGCTGATCGTGGTCCGAGTAGAGACCCAGATGCTGTCATATGCGGACCTGGACTTATAAcagataaactatggagaattatttgaTTTCgatggggtggtcctattttaattgcCGTAACTTTTATAGCCTTTACGGTGTCGCTTTAGCGATCCGGGAAAAATTCACCAGGcgcatgtgttgtaaatatcatgtggtgctactcagccaatcagatcagtgGATTACGATGAGACTTACGTGtcgcacacacaggggagggacaaggcgagaaacagcagtcagagaagaaagtgagtcagagggcagaTATTTCACATGACATGATCTAAACAGAGAAAACTGAccataaatatttttaacatttgactgaattgtattttatttcattcaacattgttgtcgactgtataagatgttgatattcctacttggctacttcagtaaacagtatcaATGGCACATATATGGCACTGAAATATGATGCAAGTTcaacattatgatgttctggacctttgcttgtgGAAATTTACTCTaactggacctgaattttaattaaaacccCTGCGATAGAAGACCCACTAAAATAGAGGTGCCAGAACTTTTAGTCTTGGGACAGTGTTTGTAGTGAGCTGAGGGCTGAAAAGACATAATACACAAatgtacaatatacaatataaaaaagaagtacattgttttaagttttacattataaaaatgcattttacattttcttgcaaaaatatttttaacaaattTAAAGGGTAACTAAGAGTTTAATAAGTTAGTTTTATGCAAAAGTATGCGCACCCCTGGTCAGACTGTGTGTATTGTTggttttctaggtgaaagtaaGTTAAGATATCTCCTataaagaacacacttctgcacaatttaatgaaatatttctgtttttttctgttcatgctgaatttaacatattgctgaaaaaaattaaacatgacCTGTGgaaaagttacagcacatttttttttctgcaaagctTTTTTCCAAAATTAGGCTACAATTAAAAATTGTAACTAAAGTTTGCAAAACAATGCAACAATGCCATTTGTGagtttgcttatttttatttacaaaatgaacaaaacatataatttgacaGGACATTTAAACtgcttcatatatatatatatatatatatatatatatatactatgaAAATATGTTTGCTCTCTCTCATTGGTTGAGGGTCTGGGGTTAGACTAACTTTCTGGCAAGCCAAATCAAACGTCCTCCACACTTCAGGAGAACCTTCCAGTGTATGGTTTTAAAGAACCTTAGTTTAAGATGTTTGAGTGGGAAgaactttttacatttaaaaaaactttacacaatgtaaagggtccCCACCAATTTTCTTCCCTAGAGCTGTTGTAGAACTTAACAAATCTGTAGAATATCCATATCTATACAGTATCAGACCATGATGACTCCTGTCCCTCTGGACTCACTGTTTCACAAATCCTTTTCCATTTCAGACAACAAACCACACTTCCCCCCAGTCCCTACCGTGTCTTCTCCTGGGCTTCCTTGGCCTGTGATCATTGGCATCCCAGCCGGAGTGGTCTTCATCCTGGGCACTATCCTGCTGTGGTTCTGCCAGTCTAAAAAGCACTGTTCCTCCGGAGCCATGGTCTCAGCTCAGGCTCTCCCCAACGGCCACCGCCAGCCCCCTAGAGAGCGGCCACTGCCGGGAGCCGACAAGGACTGCATGGCCTCCATGACCTACGAGGAGTACCTgacccagcagcagcagcaacagcagctccTCCTGGCCCAGGGTGCCCCCAAAGTCTACCCAAAGATCTTCACAGACATCCACACGCACACCCACTCGCACGTGGACGGGAAAGTTCATCAGCACCAACACATCCACTACCAATGTTAGCCTCAGTCCTCATGGCTAGTCCCACCACAGTGATCCCACCAGTCGTAGTTTCTCTTTGCAACGTTTGGATCTGCAGAACAACCGACTTTGAGCCAAAATAAGCGCTTGGACCAAGCTGTGTCACTCTCACACATTTCTGAAGTCACTGCCTGGAGAAAGCACACGTATAAAACATTTTGAGCCAAGCTGCTTCCTACTAAACTGTCTTCCATACTGGACATCAGGACGATACTACCGCAAGATGGAAATGAGGCATGGCAATGGAACACAAGGATGAAGTATGAGCCGGGAGTAGAACagataatgcaaaaaaaaaaaaaaattcagtttttcaagtTTGGACGATCCACATATGCACACAGATGATGAAAATGAATGTACTGTCTCATTTTCCTCACAATACGTTGTGAGCATTGAGCTCTGCCTTTTTTAgctacaccaaccaccacctCTCTGTTTAGTCAGCTTCGATGCTCGCTGACCGAAGTTTGTGGATGGGGCCAAAAAGGATCAGTTTTACTTGGCACCAAATTTCAgtgaaatgtatttgtattaCTGCGCGCTAATCAGAATTACCTGCTTGTGTAGGTGTTTGCAGGTATACAGGAGGTTTCGTTGAGTCTGCATTACACCCAAATTCGAATTCCCGGAGCAGTCTTTAAAGCTAGATGATTGCATGAGGACCTATATGTACATGTTGTTCTTGCCAATATTgcaagcgttttttttttttgttttggttgttttttttttgtctgcttGAATTGATGTCAATGGGACTGTCATCTTCGGTACACAAGCTATCACATCAGTCATTTACAAACCTATCAGCGTATTTAAGTGTATCTCTTTTCCACTTAATGGAAATAAAGTAAACAGAAGTGCCTATTGTTCAGGTAGTGATGTCACTACGTTTATGGGTAGCATACAccggcataacattatgaccaccccctcgtttctacactcactgtccattttatcagctccacttactatataggtgaatattgagtggatcagatccagcagtactgctggagtgtttaaacacctcagtgtcactgctggactgagaatagtccaccaaccaaaaacatccagtcaacagcatcctgtgggcagcgtcctgtgaccactgatgaaggactagaggacgaccaacacaaactgtgcagcagcagatgagctgtcgtctctgactttacatctacaaggtggaccgacgaggtaggagtgtctaatagagtggacagtgagtggacacagtgtttaaaaacttcagcagcactgctgtgtctgatccactcagaccagcacaacacacactaacacaccaccaccatgtcagtgttactgcagtgctgagaatgatccaccacccaaatagtacctgctctgtgagggtccatgggggttctgaccactgaagaacagggtaacagagtatcagagaaacagatggactacagtctgtaactgtagaactacaaagtgcagctatacagtaagtggagctgataagatggacagtgagcatagaaacaaggaggtggtgatgatgttacgcctgatctgtgtgttttggtgaTGTTTGATATTTCAGTTCTGAAAAGGAATACTGGGAATGTTCTGAGGTACCACAGGCATGAATTCCTACTTTCGCTCAGGTGGCCcttctctttctattttttgtttgttttgccttTGGACATATTTGTATTATCATGACCACTATATGGAAACTGTGTAAAATGCCTTTGACTGCTCAAGTAATGGCAGCCCAGATTTAGAATGGGAGTTGGAGCTTAAAAATCTGATTGAAAGACAAAATCTTTCCACACTACAAagtgtgaaaaaacaaaaaaaaacccagcctcggtttttttttcctgtgtttacCCGAACGGCCGCAGTAATGGGTAAGTGCTGAACAGACTGCAGAGCTTAGAATCCATAGGAATGCACTTAAgcccacagatttgttttcACCCGTGAGAACGTTTAGGACGACGGTCCCTGTCATTGTAGTCGGTAACCCAAAGTGGAAATCTTGTCCAACTCAGCAGTTCAACACATGTAGTTTATTTATTGGCTAGCAATGTTTTTCTTACCATGAATTGGGCATTATGTCAATGTtttgaaccaaaaaaaacagatcagttatgttttattttcttttgtagcTGCAATGTAAGCTATGTAGCATATATCAagtgtaaaatatttatatgtgctgttaaaaaatacaaaaagttaGTAATTAGTTATCTTTGTATGGACAATCTTGTACAGTCTGGCctctttttatgtttatttgttgtcacattgaaacatttaaaatcattttatcattGCCAATAAAATGATGAGAAATATTTGTTTGTGACATGATGTGTTTATTATTCTATAGTACCCTATTATGAATGTTCCCGGTAGCgcaagttattttatttacattgtacaAACAATGAAAAGTCATTTTGGCAAATTGGAACgtttaacatttaacaaaatGTTTCTGCCTCTCTTTACATCACTTTGGTCACTCTGAGTAATCCAACCCTACAAAGCCTTCCAATTTACATATAATCACTGATTATATGTTACAATTTACAGCCTGTCAAAGTGTCATGATGATTGGGCCgatagaaatggcccaaaacgaCATTAAAATCTGGCTAACTTCTacttatgtcttttttttttcacctttttggagatacaaggttttgtatcCAGCACTAAAATTCTGGGATTAAACAATAGAAAATTTAAGAatctttaaacattttaaaaaagaaaaggtatTTGGATACTTgaaattctgcactatttctaggtCACTATTCAGATGAAAGGAAACTTGTGAAACTGACCCTGTTAAGGCCTTTAAGGCCGTATCCCCTCCACTGAAACTCCTGTTCCTCTGATTCTCAGGACTTGTAGTGATCAGAGGCTCCAT
Proteins encoded in this region:
- the fgfrl1a gene encoding fibroblast growth factor receptor-like 1a produces the protein MELIWIVFVLFDIIFVTDGARGPPRVSAKVAHRQAVRIGRTMKLQCPVEGDPPPLIMWTKDGRNIHSGWMRFRVLQNALRIKEVEADDAGTFICKATNGFGSVNINYTLIVIDDSSSGRDGAGAAGDAEYSTGLPGKLVRPRFTQPAKMRKRVIARPVGSSVRLKCTASGNPRPDIVWLKDSRPLTPEEVGEGRKKKWTLSLKNLTPEHSGKYTCHVSNRAGEINATYKVEVIQRTNSKPILTGTHPVNTTVDYGGTTSFQCKVRSDVKPVIQWLKRVEPGDENKYNSTIEVGDHHFVVLPTGEVWSRPDGSYLNKLLITRAKEEDAGMYICLGANTMGYSFRSAFLTVLPDNKPHFPPVPTVSSPGLPWPVIIGIPAGVVFILGTILLWFCQSKKHCSSGAMVSAQALPNGHRQPPRERPLPGADKDCMASMTYEEYLTQQQQQQQLLLAQGAPKVYPKIFTDIHTHTHSHVDGKVHQHQHIHYQC